TACGCGGCGGCGCGCAGCGGTGATCGAGGCCATCGAGCGCCGGGTCATCGCCCCGCAGCCAGGGCGCGGCATGGCCATCAGCGCCGGCGCCGGCGGCATGTCGCTGGTGCTGCACCTGCCCGCCGGCACCGATGATGTTGCCCTGGCGGCGGCGATGGCTCGCGCCGGTATGCGTGGTTCGGCGCTGGCGCCGCATTTTCTGTCGGATGCGCGGCGCCGGCCCGGGCTGATTCTGGGGTTCGCGGCCCTGCCCGAGCGCGCAGCCGATGCGGCGGTGGCACGGCTCGCGCGTCTGATCGGCTGACAGTCGCGGGCCGACGGGATGTCGGCCGATCAGCGGTCAGGCGTCGGCCATCGCGTCGCTTTCGGCGCGTTCATAGGTATCGAGGGCGGCCAGCCAGCGTTCCTCGGCGGCGGCGAGCTTGCTGTCCACCTGGCCCTTCTCACGCGTGGCGCGTGCCACATCGGCCGGGGGGCCGTCATAGAAGGTCGGGTCGGCCAGCAGGGCCGCCAGCCGGTCGCGTTCCCGGGTCAGGCGTTCGACCTCATTCTCCGCCTTACTGATCAGGTTCTTGAGCGGCTTCAGTTTTTCGCGACGCTCAGCCGCGGCGCGGCGCTGATCGCGCTTATTGGCCTTGGCCTCGGCATCGGTGGCGGCACCGCCACGATCCGGCGCCACGCGCGCGGTTTCCAGCAGCAGCTTACGATAGTCGTCGAGGTCGCCTTCATAGGGCTTGCAGCGGCCATCGGCGACCAGCCACAACCGTTCGGCCGCCAGTTCCACCATCCGTCGGTCATGGGCGATGAACACCACGGCGCCGGTGTATTCGTTCACCGCCTCGATCAGCGCGTCGCGCGCCTCGATGTCCAGATGGTTGGTCGGCTCGTCCAGCAACAGCAGATGCGGTGCATCGCGGGTGACCAGCGCGAACAGCAGACGCGCTTTCTCGCCGCCCGACAACTGCTCCACCGCCGTGTCGCCACGCGCCTGGGCCAGACCGAAGCGGCCGAGCTGCGCGCGAACCTTGGCATCATGGACGCCGGGCATCACCCGCTTCATGTGTTGAAATGCGGTGTCGCCGGCGATCAACTCGTCGGTCTGGTGCTGGGCGAAATAGCCGATCCGCAGCTTTGACGGCCGCACCATGCGTCCGTGGCGGGGCTCCAGCCGCCCGGCCAGCAGCTTCATCAGTGTCGACTTGCCGTTGCCGTTGGCGCCCAGCAGGGCGATGCGGTCGTCCTGATCGATGCGCAGATTGATCCCGCGCAGCACCGGCGGCGCGTCGCCATAGCCCAATGTCACATCGTCGATCGCGAGCAGCGGCGGTGCCAGTGTTTCCGGTGAGGGAAACGAGAACGCCACCTCATAGGCGCGCGGCGGTGCATCGGCCGATCCCAGCCGCTCCAGCGCCTTCACCCGGCTCTGGGCCTGGGCGGCCTTGGTCGCTTTGGCGCGGAAGCGGTCGATGAAGGCCTGCAGCTTCTTGCGCTCCGCCTCCACCCGCACGACCGCCTTGGCGGCATGCTCGCGGCGTTCCGCCCGCTGGCGCAGGAACTGGTCGAAATTGCCGCGATACGCCACCAGCTTGCCGCCATCGACATGGGCGATGCGATCGGTGACGGCGTTCAGCAGATCGCGATCATGGCTGACCACGATCAGCGTGCCGGGATAGGTCGCCAGATGGCTCTCCAGCCACATCGTGGCTTCGAGATCCAGATGGTTGGTGGGTTCGTCCAGCAGCAGCACATCGGCATTGGCGAACAAGGTCCGGGCCAGCGCGATCCGCATCCGCCAGCCGCCTGAGAAGCTGGAGCAGGCCGCGGCCTGCATGGCCTCGTTGAAGCCCAGCCCCGACAGGATGCGGGCGGCCCGCGACGGCTCGGCATGGGCGCCGATTTCCGCCAGACGCGCATGGATCTCCGCCTGCGCCATGCCGTCATGCGCCTCTTCGGCGACGACCAGCCTGGCCAGCAGCTCCGACCGTTCCGGCAGCGCGCCCAGAACATGCTCGACCGCGCTGTCGGCGCCGCCGGGCGCCTCCTGGGCGACCGATGCCATGCGGGCGCCGGGGCGCAGCACGATCGATCCGGCATCCGGACTGATCTCGCCACGGATCAGGCGCAGCAGCGTCGATTTGCCAGCACCGTTCGGGCCGACAAGACCAAGCTTCTGGCCTTCGGAGATGGCAAGTGTCGCACCCTCGAACAGCGGGCGACCCTCGATGCGATAGACGAGATCATTGATGTGCAGCATGCGCGATCACATAGCATGACGGAGAGCCTCTGTCACGAGCCTGCAGAGGCCTCATATTGCATTGCGACAGGGGCGTCACGGAGCGGTGGTTGCCGCGCGGCCGGGAAACCGTTATAAGCCCGCTCGATCGCGGCTTTTCAATCCCCGGCGGCTCCGAACGGGCCCAGGCCCCGAACGAGTGTGACGGGGAGGAACCGCGGAGACCCGTCGGCGCAGCCCGCCCGTCATCGATCGGCCGCGCCGTTTCCTCCTGCATCGTAGAAACGAGTTCGAGACAATGGCCACCGAGCGCACCCTGTCGATCATCAAGCCCGACGCCACCCGCCGCAACCTGACCGGCCAGATCAACGCCCGCTTCGAGGGCCGCGGTCTGCGCATCGTGGCGCAGAAGCGCCTGCAACTGACCAAGGCGCAGGCCGAGGGCTTCTATGCCGTGCATGCCGAGCGCCCCTTCTTCAACGATCTGGTCAGCTTCATGATCTCGGGTCCGGTGGTCGTGCAGGTGCTGGAAGGCGACAACGCGGTTGCCGCCAACCGCGAGATCATGGGCGCCACCAACCCGGCCAATGCCGCCGAGGGCACCATCCGCAAGGATTTCGCCGAGTCGATCGAGGCGAATTCGGTGCACGGTTCGGATTCGGCCGAGAACGCCGCCAACGAGATCGCCTATTTCTTCGCCCAGACCGAAATCGTCGGCTGATCGGCCTCGCGCCGGTTTCAGCGCCGATATGAAGACGGGCCGTCCGGTATCATCCCGGACGGCCCGTTTTCTTTGGTCTGTCGCGGGTTCGTTCCATGGTGGGTTTGTTCTGTGGTGGCGGGGCGCCGTGTCAGCCGATCGCCGGCGGCGAGATCAGCACCGCGTTCACCGCCACAGCGGGGCCTGAATACCGGGTGCGGCCGTCATCGCCAAGGCTGACATGGCCGGCTGCCGCCCAGCGCAGCGCCGCCGGATAGATGCGGTGCTCGGCGGTATGGATGCGGCGCGCCAGGCTGGCCGCATCGTCATTCGGCTGAACCGGTACCGCCGCCTGAATGACGATCGGCCCGGCATCCATTTCCGGCACGACATAATGGACCGTCACGCCGGTGACCCGCACACCGGCGGCCAGCGCGTCATCGATCGCATGGGCCCCCTTGAAGGCGGGCAGGAGCGAGGGATGGATGTTGAGCATCCGGCCGGTCCAGGCCTCGACGAAGGGCGCGGTCAGGATGCGCATGAAGCCTGCAAGGCAGACAAGCTGGATGCCACGGGCGCGCAGCGCCTCGTCGAGCGCCGCGTCGAAGCCGGCGCGGTCGTGGAAGTGCTTGTGCTCGATGACGATCGCCTCGATGCCGGCTGCCGCCGCCCGATCCAGCCCCTTGACGCCCGGCCGGTTCGAGATCACCAGCCGGATGCGGGCAGGGTGGTCGGGGTCGGCCGCGACCGCGTCGATCAATGCCTGAAGATTGCTGCCCGATCCTGAAATCAGGACGGCGACGTCACGCTTGGCCATGCGGTCTCCATATGATCGATCACGACCAGGGCGTCGCCCGTGGCGCGCGGTGCCAGCCGCCCGATGACGCCAGCGGTCTCGCCCGCGGCGGCCAGCCCGGCGATCACCGCATCGGCATCGGCGGCCGCGACCACCACGATCATGCCGATGCCGCAGTTGAAGGTGCGGGCCAGTTCATGGCCGGTCAGACCACCGGTCGCGGCCAGCCAGCCGAAGACCGGCGGCAGGGTCCAGGCGGCGGCGTCCAGATCGGCGCCGACGCCATCCGGCAGCACGCGCGGAATGTTTTCAAGCAGGCCGCCGCCGGTGATGTGGGCCAGGGCCTTCACGCGGCCGGCGCGGATTTCCGGCATCAGCGCCTTCACATAGATCCGGGTCGGCGTCAGCAGCGCCTCGCCCAGGCTCGTGGCCGTGGTCTCGAACGGTGCCGGGGCCGCATAGTCGAAGCCGCCATCGGCGACCAGCTTGCGGACCAGGGAATAGCCGTTCGAATGCACGCCGGACGACGCCATGCCGATGACCACGTCACCGGCGCCGACATCGGCGCGTGGCAGCAGGGTGCCGCGTTCGGCGGCACCCACCGAGAAACCGGCCAGATCGTAATCGCTGCCGGCATACAGCCCCGGCATCTCGGCGGTCTCGCCGCCGACCAGCGCGCAGCCAGCCTGGGCGCAGCCTTCGGCGATACCCTCGACCACGGCGGCGGCCAGCGGCACCGACAGCTTGCCGGTCGCGAAATAGTCCAGGAAGAACAGCGGCTCGGCGCCCTGGACCACCAGGTCGTTGACGCACATGGCGACCAGATCGATGCCGATCGTGTCGTGGCGGCCAGCCGCTTCAGCGATCTTCAGCTTGGTGCCGACGCCGTCGGTGGACGACACCAGGATCGGGTCGGTGAAACCGGCGGCTTTCAGGTCGAACAGCGCGCCGAAGCCGCCGATGCCGCCGGCGACGCCGGCGCGTTTGGTACGGGCGGCGGCGGGCTTGATCCGGTCGACCAGCGCATTGCCCGCGTCGATGTCGACGCCGGCGTCGCGATAGCGGTCGCGGGCTTCCGGGGCCGCGGCGGCGGCGGGGTCTGCGGTGCGGTCGTCGCTCATCGAAGGCATCGCCTCTGGTGCGGGGCCCGGGATCCTGTCTCACGCTTCGGGGGCGCATAAAGGCGGCCGCCGTCGATGTCGTGAAGCGGATTTCCGGGCGAGATGGTTTTCAGCGCGCCGGCTCTCGACTAGAGTTGCCGTCGAATGAACGGCGGGCGGCCCGGCGGGCGGTCCGGCGCGGTGAACATACTGCAACGATCGGCGTTTGCAATGCTAGCAATGCAGCCAGGCCACGCTGTCCGCGGCCGCTCGACCATCAGACCCCTGGCCAGCCCTGCCGCACCCCTTGCCCGGCGGGCCTTGCAGGGCGTCATGGCCGTGACCCTTGCCCTGATCATGATCGGGGTTCTGGCGGCACAGCCAGCCCTGGCCCAGGGCCGGAACAACGAGATCTATACCCAGGATGGAGTCGCGGTCGATGAGACCGCGGCCAATGCCAATGCCGCGCGGGAAAAGGCGCTGGATGTCGGCCAGAGCCGCGCGCTCGATCTGCTGCTCCGCGGCATGACCGATCCGCGCGACCACGACCGGCTGCCCAGGCCCGGCAACGAGCAGTTGCTGCGGCTGGTGCGGTCGATCGATGTGGCGAACGAGGCGGTGGCGCCGCAGCGCTATCGGGCCACCCTGACCGTGCGGTTCGATGCCGAGGGCGTGCGCGGGCTGCTGCGCAATGCCGGCATTGCCTTCGCCGCGGCGGATAAGGGCCTGTCGCTGGTGGTGCCAGTGTTGCGCTATGACGGCGGCAGCTTCTGGGATGACGGCTGGTGGCGTGGCGCATGGGAGACGGCGGTCGGTCGCGGCGGTCTGATCCCGATGCTGGTGCCCTTGGGCGATCTGGCCGACCGGCAGGCCCTGCCGGCCGATGGCGCGGCCTTGTCCGATCCGGCGGCCCAGGACGCCCTGGCCGCGCGGTACGACGCCGAGGCGGTATGGATCGCCGAGGGGCGCGTTGTCGGCGGCCAGCTCGAAGGCCGGCTGACGGGAACCGACGGCACGGTCCTCACCGCCACCGCACCCCTGGCAGGGGACGGCGGCGAGGGGGCTGCGGCCGAAACGGTGGTTGCTCAGCTACTCGATCAGGCCCGCAGCGGCTGGCGGGCGACCAATCTGGTCGACTACAGCCGGCGCGACTCGCTCGATGCTGTGGTCCGGTTCGGCAATCTGTCGGTCTGGGCGGAAATCCGCCGGCGCTTGTCGGCGCTGGCGATGATCGAGGCGGTCGATGAGCGGTTGCTGTCGAACAGGGGCGCCGAGGTCAGCATCCGGTATTATGGTGATCGTGATGGCCTGCAGGCCGCGTTGACCCGGCAGAGTCTGGCGCTGATACCGCTTGGTACCGATTGGGAACTGGTCGATCGCATCCGCAACCCGGCGGGGGCGAGCGGCGTGCCGGTCGGGTCGGTGGCACCCGGAACCGCCGCGCCGGCCTCCGTGGCGCCGGCCGGTCAGCCGGCAGCGCCGACCGGTCGAGGGCTGCCGGTCGGTGCGGAGACGGGCCAGACACCGCCGGTCGGGCAGGCGGCGCCTGTCGGCTCGGTGCCGCCGCGCGCGACCGGCGCCGGCGGCTGAGGCTGCAATGGCCGGCGGGCTGCGCCAGCTGCCCAATCTGATCACGACCGCACGGATTCTGACCGTGCCGGTCATCGTCTGGCTGGTGCTGCGCGGCTTTATGACTGAAGCCTTCTGGCTGTTCCTGGTCGCCGGCGCGTCCGATGCGGTCGATGGCTGGATCGCCCGGCGCTTCGATGCCCGCACAAGGCTTGGTACCTGGCTGGACCCGCTGGCCGACAAACTGCTGATCTCCGGCACCTTCGTCGCCCTCGGCTGGCAGAACTGGCTGCCGGTATGGCTGGTGATGGCGGTGGTGTTTCGTGACCTGATGATCGTGGGTGGTGTGATGCTGGGGCAGACCGTGGGCCAGCCCCTCGCCATCAGCCCCTCGCGAACCAGCAAGGTGAATACCACGGCGCAGATCGCGATGGCGCTGGCCGTGCTGGCCATGGCGGGGGCATTGCTGCCCGGTGACGCGGTGTTGAACCACAGGCACTGGCAGACAGTGATCGATCTGCTGATGGTGGTCGTGGCCGCGACCACCGCATTATCCGGCATGGGCTATCTGGTGCGCTGGTTGCGCCATGCCGGGCGACATGATGACACGCCCGGCGACCAACCGCCCGGCGCCTGAAGGGACGGAGCATGAGCCGAAGCGCGCGTACGCTGTTCTGGGCGATTTTCGTGGTGGTGCTGATCGGCAGCCTGTGGCTGCTGGGCGGTGTGCTGCTGCCATTCGTGGCCGGGCTGCTGGTTGCCTATTTCCTGGACCCGCTGGTCGATCGCGTCGAGACCGTGGGGTTGGGCCGGATGGCGGCCACCTGGGTGGTGACCATTCTCTTCTTCGGCGCCCTGGTGGTCGGGCTGGCGGTGCTGGCCCCCTATGTTCAAAGCCGGATCGGTGACTTCATCGACCGGCTGCCGGAATATGTGAGGCTGGTGCGCGAGGAGGTACTGCCGCAACTGGATCTTCTGTGGCGGCGCCTGCCGCCAGAGGTGGCCGAACGCATTCAGGGTATGTTCGCCACGGCCGAGGGCGAGGGGTCGCGCGCCGCCGGCATGATCGCCAGCGTGCTCACCGGGCTGATGAATTCGGTGATGTCGATCGCCAATATCGTGTCGCTGATGCTGATCACGCCGGTCGTCAGCTTTTACCTGCTGCGCGACTGGGATACGATGATTGCCCGTATCGATGGCTGGGTGCCGGTGGCTGGCCGCGACGTGGTGCGGCGTCTGGCCAAGGACATGGATCGCGGAATCGCCGGCCTGGTGCGTGGCCAGACCTTGCTGTGCCTGATTCTGGGAACCTGGTATTCGCTGGGCCTGGTGGTGATCGGGCTGGATCTGGCGGTGCCGATCGGCATGGCGGCGGGCATTCTGTCCTTTGTGCCGTTCGTCGGCTTCATCAGCGGCTTCGCGCTGTCGGTGGGCTTCGCGCTGCTGCAGTTCGGCACCGACTGGCATGTCATCGCCGCCGGCGCCATCTTTCTGGCCGGGCAGGGGATCGAGACCCTGCTGCAGCCACCGCTGGTCGGCAATCGCGTGGGGCTGCATCCGGTCTGGATCATCTTCGCCCTGATGGTGGGGGGGGCGCTGTTCGGGCTTGTCGGCGTTCTGGTGGCGCTTCCGGCGGCGGTGTGTGTGGCGGTTCTGGTGCGCTATGCGCTGGAGCGGTATCTTGCCAGTGCGCTCTATGATCCACGCCCGGCCATCGACCAGTCCATGGTTGACGGTACCGTCATCGATGCGACCCGCAGCCCGGAGACCGGCCATTGATCCGACGCCCCGCCCAACTGCCGCTGGACCTGACGCTTCGTCCGGCATTGGGGCGGGAGGATTTCCTGGTGGCGCCGTCCAACGCCGACGCCGTGGCCTGGCTGGACCGCTGGCCGGCATGGCCCGGGCCGGCACTGGCCATTCACGGACCGGCGGGCTGCGGCAAGACCCATCTGGCGCGGGTGTGGCAGGCGGTGAGCAGCGCCGTCGAGATCACGCCTGCGCGACTGACCGCCGATACCGCGCCATCCGATCTGCTGAACGATGCGCGCGCCGTGCTGGTCGAGGATCTGGGCGAGGCAACCGGCGTCGACGAGGCAGCACTGTTCCACCTCTATAATCATCTTGCGGCCATCGGCGGCACCTTGCTGCTGACCGGCATCGAGCCGCCGGCCCGCTGGCCCTTGGCGCTGCCGGATCTGGCATCGCGGCTGCGGGCCGCACCGGCGGTACGGGTGGGGCCGCCCGATGATGCCCTGCTGATGGCGCTGCTGGTGAAGCTGTTCGCCGACCGGCAGCTTCGGGTCGGCGAGGATGTCATCCGCTGGTTGGCGGTGCATATGGAGCGGTCATTCGATGC
The sequence above is drawn from the Tistrella bauzanensis genome and encodes:
- a CDS encoding AI-2E family transporter produces the protein MSRSARTLFWAIFVVVLIGSLWLLGGVLLPFVAGLLVAYFLDPLVDRVETVGLGRMAATWVVTILFFGALVVGLAVLAPYVQSRIGDFIDRLPEYVRLVREEVLPQLDLLWRRLPPEVAERIQGMFATAEGEGSRAAGMIASVLTGLMNSVMSIANIVSLMLITPVVSFYLLRDWDTMIARIDGWVPVAGRDVVRRLAKDMDRGIAGLVRGQTLLCLILGTWYSLGLVVIGLDLAVPIGMAAGILSFVPFVGFISGFALSVGFALLQFGTDWHVIAAGAIFLAGQGIETLLQPPLVGNRVGLHPVWIIFALMVGGALFGLVGVLVALPAAVCVAVLVRYALERYLASALYDPRPAIDQSMVDGTVIDATRSPETGH
- a CDS encoding DUF2066 domain-containing protein; this translates as MAVTLALIMIGVLAAQPALAQGRNNEIYTQDGVAVDETAANANAAREKALDVGQSRALDLLLRGMTDPRDHDRLPRPGNEQLLRLVRSIDVANEAVAPQRYRATLTVRFDAEGVRGLLRNAGIAFAAADKGLSLVVPVLRYDGGSFWDDGWWRGAWETAVGRGGLIPMLVPLGDLADRQALPADGAALSDPAAQDALAARYDAEAVWIAEGRVVGGQLEGRLTGTDGTVLTATAPLAGDGGEGAAAETVVAQLLDQARSGWRATNLVDYSRRDSLDAVVRFGNLSVWAEIRRRLSALAMIEAVDERLLSNRGAEVSIRYYGDRDGLQAALTRQSLALIPLGTDWELVDRIRNPAGASGVPVGSVAPGTAAPASVAPAGQPAAPTGRGLPVGAETGQTPPVGQAAPVGSVPPRATGAGG
- a CDS encoding ABC-F family ATP-binding cassette domain-containing protein — its product is MLHINDLVYRIEGRPLFEGATLAISEGQKLGLVGPNGAGKSTLLRLIRGEISPDAGSIVLRPGARMASVAQEAPGGADSAVEHVLGALPERSELLARLVVAEEAHDGMAQAEIHARLAEIGAHAEPSRAARILSGLGFNEAMQAAACSSFSGGWRMRIALARTLFANADVLLLDEPTNHLDLEATMWLESHLATYPGTLIVVSHDRDLLNAVTDRIAHVDGGKLVAYRGNFDQFLRQRAERREHAAKAVVRVEAERKKLQAFIDRFRAKATKAAQAQSRVKALERLGSADAPPRAYEVAFSFPSPETLAPPLLAIDDVTLGYGDAPPVLRGINLRIDQDDRIALLGANGNGKSTLMKLLAGRLEPRHGRMVRPSKLRIGYFAQHQTDELIAGDTAFQHMKRVMPGVHDAKVRAQLGRFGLAQARGDTAVEQLSGGEKARLLFALVTRDAPHLLLLDEPTNHLDIEARDALIEAVNEYTGAVVFIAHDRRMVELAAERLWLVADGRCKPYEGDLDDYRKLLLETARVAPDRGGAATDAEAKANKRDQRRAAAERREKLKPLKNLISKAENEVERLTRERDRLAALLADPTFYDGPPADVARATREKGQVDSKLAAAEERWLAALDTYERAESDAMADA
- a CDS encoding CDP-alcohol phosphatidyltransferase family protein, with the translated sequence MAGGLRQLPNLITTARILTVPVIVWLVLRGFMTEAFWLFLVAGASDAVDGWIARRFDARTRLGTWLDPLADKLLISGTFVALGWQNWLPVWLVMAVVFRDLMIVGGVMLGQTVGQPLAISPSRTSKVNTTAQIAMALAVLAMAGALLPGDAVLNHRHWQTVIDLLMVVVAATTALSGMGYLVRWLRHAGRHDDTPGDQPPGA
- a CDS encoding HdaA/DnaA family protein, translated to MIRRPAQLPLDLTLRPALGREDFLVAPSNADAVAWLDRWPAWPGPALAIHGPAGCGKTHLARVWQAVSSAVEITPARLTADTAPSDLLNDARAVLVEDLGEATGVDEAALFHLYNHLAAIGGTLLLTGIEPPARWPLALPDLASRLRAAPAVRVGPPDDALLMALLVKLFADRQLRVGEDVIRWLAVHMERSFDAARRLVDAIDQTALAEHRPVTVALARGILDHQTTDAGPPPAPASGNRHDEVGRHDEVGRHDEVGRHDEVGPHDEVEPG
- the ndk gene encoding nucleoside-diphosphate kinase; amino-acid sequence: MATERTLSIIKPDATRRNLTGQINARFEGRGLRIVAQKRLQLTKAQAEGFYAVHAERPFFNDLVSFMISGPVVVQVLEGDNAVAANREIMGATNPANAAEGTIRKDFAESIEANSVHGSDSAENAANEIAYFFAQTEIVG
- the purM gene encoding phosphoribosylformylglycinamidine cyclo-ligase — translated: MSDDRTADPAAAAAPEARDRYRDAGVDIDAGNALVDRIKPAAARTKRAGVAGGIGGFGALFDLKAAGFTDPILVSSTDGVGTKLKIAEAAGRHDTIGIDLVAMCVNDLVVQGAEPLFFLDYFATGKLSVPLAAAVVEGIAEGCAQAGCALVGGETAEMPGLYAGSDYDLAGFSVGAAERGTLLPRADVGAGDVVIGMASSGVHSNGYSLVRKLVADGGFDYAAPAPFETTATSLGEALLTPTRIYVKALMPEIRAGRVKALAHITGGGLLENIPRVLPDGVGADLDAAAWTLPPVFGWLAATGGLTGHELARTFNCGIGMIVVVAAADADAVIAGLAAAGETAGVIGRLAPRATGDALVVIDHMETAWPSVTSPS
- the purN gene encoding phosphoribosylglycinamide formyltransferase, encoding MAKRDVAVLISGSGSNLQALIDAVAADPDHPARIRLVISNRPGVKGLDRAAAAGIEAIVIEHKHFHDRAGFDAALDEALRARGIQLVCLAGFMRILTAPFVEAWTGRMLNIHPSLLPAFKGAHAIDDALAAGVRVTGVTVHYVVPEMDAGPIVIQAAVPVQPNDDAASLARRIHTAEHRIYPAALRWAAAGHVSLGDDGRTRYSGPAVAVNAVLISPPAIG